One window from the genome of Oncorhynchus gorbuscha isolate QuinsamMale2020 ecotype Even-year linkage group LG14, OgorEven_v1.0, whole genome shotgun sequence encodes:
- the LOC123995539 gene encoding RNA-binding protein 25-like: GREREREKEREREREREREREREREREREREREREREREREKEREREREKGREREREREREREKGRERERERERRERERKEREKGRERERERKERERERERERERERKGERERERERERERERERREREREREREREREREREREKGRERERKRERERKGERERRERERERERKRERDREREREEKEREREREREREKGRERERERERRRERGEREREREKGREREREREREREREREREREREKGREREREREGEREREREREREREREREREREREREREREREREREREKGRERERKRERKREREREKGREREKVGEREKGRERERGRERERERERERERERERKRERDRERERERERERERKRERERERER, translated from the exons gggagagagagagagagagagaaagagagagagagagagagagagagagagagagagagagagagagagagagagagagagagagagagagaaagagagagagagagagagagagagagagagaaagagagagagagagagagagagaaagggagagaaagagagagagaaagagagagagagagagagaaagggagagagagagaaagggagagagagagaagggagagagagagaaagg agagagagaaagggagagagagagagagagagagaaaggagagagagagagagagagaaagagagagagagagagagagaaagggagagagagagagagagagagagagagagagagagagagagagagaaaggagagagagagagagagagagagagagagagagagagagagagagagagagagagagagagaaagggagagagagagagagaaagagagagagagagagaaagggagagagagagaga agagagagagagagagagagagagagaaagagagagagagatagggagagagagagagaagagaaagagagagagagagaaagagagagagagagagagaaagggagagagagagaaagggagagagagagaaggagagagaga ggagagagagagagagagagagagaaagggagagagagagagagagagagagagagagaaagagagagagagagagagagagagagagagagagagaaagggagagagagagagagagagagagagggagagagagagagggagagagagagagagagagagagagagagagagagagagagagagagagagagagagagagagagagagagagagagagagagagagagagagagagagaaagggagagaaagggagagaaagagagagagaaagagagagagagagagagagaaagggagagagagagagaaagtgggagagagagagaaggggagagagagagaaagggggagagagagagaaagggagagagagagagaaagggagagagagagagagagaaagagagagagagatagggagagagagagagaaagggagagagagagagagagaaagagagagagagagagagaaagggagaga
- the LOC123995952 gene encoding gap junction epsilon-1 protein-like — MNSTQPGLRLLRPPTVIGQFHTLFFGSVRMFFLGVLGFAVYGNEALHFSCDPDRRELNLYCYNQFRPITPQVFWALQLVTVLVPGAVFHLYAACKNIDQEDILQRPIYTVFYIISVLLRIILEVIAFWLQSHLFGFQVHPLYMCDASALEKTFNVTKCMVPEHFEKTIFLSAMYTFTGITVLLCVAEIFEILCRRLGYLTNQ; from the exons ATGAACAGCACTCAGCCTGGATTACGGTTG cTCAGGCCTCCGACAGTGATAGGCCAGTTCCACACACTTTTCTTTGGCTCTGTTCGGATGTTCTTTCTGGGCGTCCTGGGCTTTGCAGTCTATGGCAATGAAGCTCTCCATTTTAGCTGTGATCCAGACAGGAGGGAGTTAAACCTCTACTGTTACAACCAATTTAGGCCGATAACACCTCAG GTATTCTGGGCATTGCAGCTGGTAACTGTTTTAGTCCCTGGAGCTGTATTTCATCTCTATGCTGCCTGTAAAAACATTGACCAGGAGGATATCCTTCAGAGACCTATATACACCGTCTTCTACATCATCTCTGTCCTGCTAAGAATTATTCTGGAAGTCATCGCTTTTTGGTTGCAGAGCCATCTCTTTGGTTTCCAGGTTCACCCACTCTACATGTGTGATGCCAGTGCCCTAGAAAAGACGTTCAATGTCACAAAATGCATGGTGCCGGAACACTTTGAAAAGACCATATTTTTAAGTGCAATGTACACTTTCACCGGGATCACGGTGCTGCTGTGTGTTGCTGAGATATTTGAGATACTCTGTAGGAGATTGGGTTATTTGACCAATCAATGA